In one window of Bos taurus isolate L1 Dominette 01449 registration number 42190680 breed Hereford chromosome 15, ARS-UCD2.0, whole genome shotgun sequence DNA:
- the OR5D79 gene encoding olfactory receptor family 5 subfamily D member 79 — MVRNEGNQSSVSMFILLGFSEYPRLQAPLFLVFLTIYTITLMGNLGIIVVIRTSPKLHTPMYFFLSHLSVLDISSSSVFTPKLLGILVVEDRVISFKGCMAQFFFGCAFVITEMSMLAVMAYDRFVAVCNPLLYTVAVSPKLCSLLVAGTYMWGGMCSLTITWSLLELSFCDSNVIHHFGCEYSAIISTSCSDTHFSQLTCFIISTLNEVGSLLIILTSYAFIVVTIIKMPSAGGLRKAFSTCASHLTAITIFHGTVLLLYCVPNSKSSWLLIKVATVFFTVMIPMLNPLIYSLRNKDVKETVRRLITMKLLCPSI, encoded by the coding sequence ATGGTACGGAATGAAGGAAATCAGAGCTCTGTGAGCATGTTCATCCTCTTGGGCTTCTCAGAATACCCACGCCTCCAGGCACCCCTTTTCTTGGTGTTCTTGACCATTTACACAATCACTCTGATGGGGAACCTTGGCATAATTGTGGTCATAAGGACCAGTCCCAAACTCCACACacccatgtatttttttctcagcCATCTATCCGTTTTGGATATTAGCTCTTCCAGTGTATTTACACCCAAACTCCTAGGTATCTTGGTTGTGGAAGACAGAGTTATCTCTTTCAAAGGGTGCATGGCACagtttttctttggctgtgcatTTGTGATTACGGAGATGTCCATGCTagcagtgatggcctatgaccggttTGTGGCTGTTTGTAACCCCCTGCTCTACACAGTTGCTGTGTCTCCTAAGCTCTGCAGCCTCCTGGTCGCTGGGACTTACATGTGGGGTGGAATGTGTTCCTTGACAATCACATGGTCTCTTTTGGAGCTGTCCTTCTGTGATTCTAATGTCATACATCACTTTGGCTGTGAGTATTCTGCCATCATCTCTACTTCCTGTTCTGACACCCATTTCAGTCAACTGACATGTTTCATCATTTCTACACTCAATGAGGTGGGTAGCCTCCTGATTATCCTCACCTCCTATGCTTTCATAGTTGTCACAATCATCAAGATGCCTTCAGCTGGTGGACTCCgaaaagccttctccacctgtgcctcccacctGACCGCCATCACCATTTTCCATGGGACTGTCCTGCTCCTTTACTGTGTACCCAACTCCAAAAGCTCGTGGCTCCTCATCAAAGTAGCCACTGTGTTTTTTACCGTCATGATTCCTATGCTGAACCCTCTTATCTATAGCCTTAGGAATAAGGATGTGAAAGAGACAGTCAGGAGGTTGATAACTATGAAACTGCTTTGTCCCTCAATATAA